From one Rhodamnia argentea isolate NSW1041297 chromosome 1, ASM2092103v1, whole genome shotgun sequence genomic stretch:
- the LOC115726582 gene encoding transcription termination factor MTEF1, chloroplastic-like codes for MFSSLSKTLLGRPLSLPIALRLISTATSNRPSFAFSYLVNSCGLSPESALYVSNRVVFETSARPEAVIDALKSHGFSQSQISGIIRKWPGLILANPERTLLPKLNYLRSVGFSGSDLARIITGGPYLLRRSLEKHLIPNFGRLRDFLGCDKNAVTAIRRSPIILVRGFEATVGPFVKILRDNGVREARILWLVRRQSTMMIRLSDHLEEIMMKTKGMGFDDPSLAKFAVAISAVMGMSESTWERKIEAYSWWGWSRDDAMRAFVKSPGCMTLSEGKIMAVMGFFVKEMGFESSFLLRHPRLMSLSLEKRIRPRCLFFKHLLSHGLMKTKMGLTTLLTISEEDFLQKFVTPHLKEAPELLDIYREKQHMATRTLVP; via the coding sequence ATGTTCAGTTCGCTCTCTAAAACCCTACTTGGCCGCCCGCTGTCCTTGCCCATCGCTCTCAGATTAATCTCCACCGCCACCTCGAATCGACCCTCTTTCGCGTTCTCTTATCTCGTGAATTCATGTGGGTTGTCCCCGGAATCGGCATTGTACGTTTCCAACCGCGTCGTCTTTGAAACCTCGGCGAGACCCGAAGCGGTCATTGACGCCTTGAAGAGCCATGGTTTCTCTCAATCCCAGATTTCGGGTATCATTAGGAAGTGGCCTGGGCTGATTTTGGCGAATCCTGAGAGGACCCTCTTGCCCAAATTGAACTATCTGCGCTctgtcggcttttccggctctGACCTGGCGAGAATAATCACTGGTGGTCCCTACTTATTGCGTAGGAGCTTAGAGAAGCACCTCATCCCCAATTTCGGGAGGCTTCGGGACTTTCTTGGGTGCGATAAGAATGCGGTTACAGCTATTAGACGCAGTCCGATAATATTGGTACGAGGTTTCGAGGCTACGGTTGGTCCTTTTGTCAAGATTTTGAGAGATAATGGAGTGCGTGAAGCAAGAATTTTGTGGTTAGTTAGGCGTCAGTCTACAATGATGATACGGTTGTCCGATCACCTCGAGGAAATTATGATGAAAACCAAGGGGATGGGCTTTGATGATCCTTCTTTAGCAAAGTTCGCTGTGGCTATTTCAGCCGTCATGGGGATGAGCGAATCGACTTGGGAGAGGAAAATCGAGGCTTATAGCTGGTGGGGTTGGTCTAGAGATGATGCCATGAGAGCTTTTGTGAAGAGTCCTGGGTGCATGACGTTGTCCGAAGGAAAAATAATGGCAGTGATGGGATTCTTTGTCAAGGAAATGGGATTTGAATCTTCATTTCTTCTGCGACATCCTAGGTTAATGTCGCTGAGCTTAGAAAAACGGATTCGTCCTCGATGTTTGTTTTTTAAACATCTGTTGTCGCATGGTTTGATGAAGACAAAGATGGGCTTGACTACCCTGTTGACTATTTCGGAAGAAGATTTCCTGCAGAAGTTTGTGACCCCTCATCTCAAGGAAGCTCCGGAATTGCTGGATATATATCGGGAGAAGCAGCATATGGCAACTAGGACACTGGTTCCATGA